A single window of Echinimonas agarilytica DNA harbors:
- a CDS encoding NUDIX hydrolase, translating to MHCPKCASPKFVNTHSIQFVCGACSFEYFHNTAAAVAGIIQHDGDILMTRRAKNPGLGKWDLPGGFVDPNESLEQAIAREVREELGILINDWRYCASAPNQYLYKDVLYNTLDTLFVVTLEQRSDLTLQTSEITQAAWFSSSEIPHSQIAFPSIKVLLNKYMASL from the coding sequence ATGCACTGCCCTAAATGCGCATCGCCGAAATTTGTAAATACCCACAGCATACAATTTGTGTGTGGTGCCTGTTCGTTCGAATATTTTCACAATACGGCTGCCGCGGTTGCCGGAATTATTCAGCATGATGGCGACATATTAATGACCCGGCGCGCAAAGAATCCAGGCTTAGGTAAATGGGATTTGCCTGGTGGTTTTGTTGACCCAAATGAATCCTTAGAGCAAGCCATTGCGCGAGAAGTCCGCGAAGAGTTGGGTATACTCATCAATGATTGGCGTTATTGTGCTTCTGCCCCCAATCAATACCTTTACAAAGACGTGCTGTACAACACGCTCGACACTTTATTTGTTGTGACGTTGGAGCAACGCTCTGACCTCACTTTACAAACGTCTGAAATTACCCAAGCTGCTTGGTTTTCAAGCTCAGAAATACCTCACTCTCAAATTGCTTTTCCTTCCATTAAAGTACTGCTTAACAAATATATGGCCTCTTTATAA
- a CDS encoding LacI family DNA-binding transcriptional regulator, translating to MATIRDVAKEAGLSTGTISKALSTPERVSAKNLAKVEAAIAKLNYKPNMLAQKFRSNESKTIVVLVPDIANVFFAKVISGIENVAQQSGYSVLLGDTKDSSSREKSFIQMVETRLADGIINLRPHTSDSALPQEGICAVSATSSENTPYPSVRIDNVGASAEVVKYLLSLGHQRIGVISGLTDNPHAIDRLKGYRSALADADIPYTPDLIVEGDFNYASGLSAVDQFLAMSEPPTAIFCMNDEMAIAAIKGISDRGLKVPEDISVTGFDDMDVSSYCRPPLTSVAQPAEQIGERSAEMIIRMLRQSDTDGHEYVMPHRLIIRQSTAIAKLNPNVSSIK from the coding sequence GTGGCAACAATTCGGGATGTGGCAAAGGAAGCCGGTTTGAGTACAGGTACTATTTCAAAAGCTTTAAGCACTCCAGAGCGAGTATCAGCAAAGAACTTGGCCAAAGTCGAAGCCGCTATTGCGAAGCTCAACTACAAACCCAATATGCTGGCTCAGAAGTTTCGTAGCAATGAGTCTAAAACCATTGTTGTGTTGGTTCCTGATATTGCCAATGTATTCTTTGCCAAAGTGATTAGTGGTATCGAAAACGTGGCTCAGCAATCGGGCTACAGTGTGCTTTTAGGTGACACTAAAGATTCCAGCTCGCGTGAGAAAAGCTTCATTCAAATGGTTGAAACCCGTTTGGCTGACGGCATTATCAACTTACGTCCGCATACGTCCGATTCAGCACTTCCTCAAGAAGGTATTTGTGCAGTCAGTGCAACCAGCAGCGAAAATACCCCTTACCCCAGCGTTCGTATCGACAACGTAGGTGCCAGCGCTGAAGTCGTGAAATACCTATTATCGCTCGGTCACCAGCGCATTGGCGTGATCAGTGGCTTAACTGACAACCCTCACGCTATTGATCGTCTCAAAGGCTACCGCTCAGCATTGGCAGATGCTGATATTCCATACACCCCCGACCTCATCGTTGAAGGTGACTTTAATTATGCATCGGGCTTGAGCGCTGTGGACCAATTTTTGGCCATGAGTGAACCTCCCACCGCCATTTTCTGTATGAATGACGAAATGGCAATTGCCGCAATCAAAGGTATTTCAGATCGAGGGCTCAAGGTGCCTGAGGATATATCCGTCACTGGCTTTGATGATATGGATGTATCGAGTTATTGCCGTCCCCCTTTGACCTCTGTGGCGCAGCCGGCTGAGCAAATTGGCGAGCGCTCTGCCGAAATGATCATCCGAATGTTGCGGCAAAGTGATACTGACGGCCATGAATATGTGATGCCTCACCGCCTCATCATTCGCCAAAGCACTGCGATTGCAAAACTAAATCCTAACGTCAGTTCTATCAAGTAG
- a CDS encoding glycoside hydrolase 5 family protein translates to MKKFKWIVALLTFSALILTACQNNASEPPEEKFVSVKNGEFSRHGQPYQFVGFNYWYGPLLGASKQGQQRLIRELDVMQQYGITNLRVLVGADGGKIDSMVTPALQYEQGIYNEKLLYGLDFLLAEMAKRDMVAVLYLTNNWIWSGGFAQYLEWNGYGPIPSPFLPPYDWEKFQNYTEQFPECEPCMAAFERHTRFIIGRTNSVTGIPYTDDPAIMSWQLANEPRVRNPHHEAVFSAWLNRSVDLIQSLDPNHLISTGAEGEAGTYKENPDAAGTYGDIEVFERVHANPNIDYLTIHVWPKNWSWYDPNNEVESTQLAINNAKDYIARHLIVAKQQKRPVVLSEFGFPRNQESLSRDSDVTYRNLFYQGVFSELLSTDDRTFAGVNIWGFGGEAKAVAAPNGKWMPGDDFSGDPPQEPQGLNSVFSSDTSTLELIHKFNIDMQQR, encoded by the coding sequence ATGAAAAAATTTAAGTGGATAGTTGCACTCTTAACGTTCAGCGCTTTGATATTAACGGCTTGCCAGAACAACGCATCAGAGCCACCAGAAGAGAAATTTGTGAGTGTTAAAAATGGCGAATTCTCTCGGCATGGCCAACCTTATCAATTTGTTGGATTTAACTATTGGTATGGGCCACTTCTTGGCGCGTCTAAACAGGGCCAGCAACGACTCATACGAGAGCTCGATGTCATGCAGCAATATGGCATTACTAATTTACGCGTTTTGGTGGGGGCCGACGGAGGTAAAATCGACTCCATGGTGACCCCCGCATTACAATACGAACAAGGTATTTATAACGAAAAACTATTGTATGGACTGGATTTTTTGTTAGCCGAAATGGCAAAGCGCGACATGGTGGCCGTGCTCTATTTAACCAACAATTGGATCTGGTCTGGGGGCTTTGCTCAGTACTTAGAATGGAACGGTTACGGGCCGATTCCAAGCCCATTCCTTCCGCCTTACGACTGGGAAAAATTCCAAAATTACACAGAACAATTCCCTGAGTGTGAGCCTTGCATGGCTGCATTTGAGCGGCATACTCGTTTTATCATCGGCCGGACAAATTCCGTCACAGGCATTCCATATACCGACGACCCAGCAATTATGTCATGGCAATTGGCCAACGAACCAAGAGTTCGAAACCCTCACCACGAAGCCGTATTTAGCGCATGGCTCAACCGTTCAGTGGATCTCATTCAAAGCTTAGACCCCAATCACTTAATCTCGACAGGCGCAGAAGGTGAAGCGGGTACCTATAAAGAAAATCCCGATGCAGCTGGCACGTATGGAGATATAGAAGTTTTCGAACGCGTACATGCCAATCCAAATATTGACTATCTAACAATTCATGTATGGCCTAAAAACTGGTCTTGGTATGACCCCAACAATGAAGTCGAGTCCACTCAGCTAGCCATTAATAATGCGAAGGATTACATTGCTCGGCACTTGATCGTAGCCAAGCAGCAAAAACGCCCCGTGGTATTGTCGGAATTTGGTTTTCCGCGCAACCAAGAAAGTCTATCTCGTGATTCAGATGTCACCTACAGAAACTTGTTTTACCAAGGCGTATTCAGTGAATTGCTCAGCACCGACGATCGTACGTTTGCGGGTGTAAATATCTGGGGATTTGGTGGCGAGGCCAAAGCTGTAGCCGCGCCCAATGGAAAGTGGATGCCAGGTGACGATTTTTCAGGCGATCCACCACAAGAACCGCAAGGCTTAAATTCAGTGTTTTCATCGGATACCAGCACCTTAGAGTTGATCCACAAATTTAATATCGACATGCAACAGCGCTAA
- a CDS encoding sulfatase-like hydrolase/transferase, whose protein sequence is MKKIASLMLMACCCAGPALALQPNIVLITADDLGFDDLAIHGNPVTQTPHLDQLAQQSVQFSDFQVTPVCATSRASMLTGRHFYKTGVSGVHGGRDFMKLDELLISESLKDNGYATGTWGKWHVGKTAGYYPWDRGFDDAYYAELYVHENSYGLHNGQDVRHKAWASEVITDYAIDFIDRNKEQPFFAYLSFLAPHEPWLSPEQYVEPYREAGLREPIAQLYGMITEMDAQVGRLMAHLEKRGIADDTLVIFLSDNGPWWDSSNLGAMTQDEWAQRNPNQYSGNKGQSWQNGIKSPLFMRWQGTFKPGTVTHLTDISDLVPTLLALTNTARDAPNLPLDGVNFAASLRDVAHAKPLTRQHPVMIASHDVISNKPLFNQWTPIDVAAKAEMHPEQQWVAIRTEHYKLLQHASNDRAGYPQSIDNYLLVDMKGDPKEGSNIWNDSPETSAQMKSLLLKGYQAILDAPNSFKPPVYQIAMDGADVSVINAFGPSATWGNTQSKAHLLSEMKAAGDGAQYDIQVHDAGTYRLYLKQRSATSSAGMVVKLSTVGEQSQVITQQLSSAEMQSLGRLHLAPGMQQIKLEVVQNNSFKPWAQLNALRRIYLVKEHSKRGPTDLPLPN, encoded by the coding sequence ATGAAAAAGATTGCATCACTCATGTTAATGGCCTGCTGTTGCGCAGGCCCAGCTTTAGCTCTGCAGCCGAACATCGTACTGATTACTGCGGATGATTTAGGCTTCGACGATTTAGCGATTCATGGCAATCCCGTCACGCAAACGCCCCATCTCGACCAGCTTGCTCAGCAGTCGGTGCAATTCTCGGACTTCCAAGTTACCCCCGTGTGCGCAACATCGCGTGCTTCAATGCTCACTGGACGGCACTTTTACAAAACTGGAGTCTCCGGCGTTCACGGCGGTCGAGACTTCATGAAACTAGATGAACTGCTAATTTCAGAGTCACTGAAAGATAATGGCTATGCAACGGGCACATGGGGAAAATGGCATGTGGGTAAAACAGCCGGATACTACCCTTGGGATCGAGGCTTTGACGATGCCTATTATGCCGAGCTCTACGTTCATGAAAATAGTTACGGGCTCCACAATGGCCAAGATGTTCGCCATAAAGCATGGGCTTCCGAGGTGATCACCGATTACGCCATCGACTTTATTGACCGCAACAAAGAGCAACCGTTCTTTGCCTATTTGAGTTTTCTTGCGCCTCACGAACCTTGGCTGTCACCAGAGCAATACGTTGAACCCTATCGAGAAGCTGGATTACGCGAACCTATCGCACAGCTCTACGGCATGATCACTGAAATGGATGCACAAGTTGGACGTTTGATGGCACACCTCGAAAAACGAGGTATTGCCGATGATACTCTAGTGATATTTTTATCTGACAATGGTCCATGGTGGGATTCGAGCAACTTAGGAGCAATGACTCAAGATGAGTGGGCCCAGCGAAACCCAAACCAATACAGTGGCAACAAGGGGCAAAGCTGGCAAAACGGCATTAAGTCACCGCTTTTCATGCGCTGGCAAGGCACCTTTAAACCGGGCACCGTCACTCACCTCACTGATATATCAGATCTAGTCCCTACCCTTCTTGCACTCACTAATACCGCGAGGGATGCGCCAAACCTACCATTAGATGGTGTTAATTTTGCCGCGAGTTTACGCGATGTAGCCCACGCAAAACCATTGACGCGCCAGCACCCGGTGATGATTGCCAGCCACGATGTCATCTCAAACAAACCTTTGTTCAACCAATGGACGCCCATTGATGTAGCTGCGAAAGCCGAAATGCACCCAGAGCAGCAGTGGGTCGCCATTCGCACAGAGCACTATAAATTACTTCAACACGCATCCAATGATCGAGCCGGTTACCCGCAAAGCATCGACAATTACCTATTGGTTGATATGAAAGGTGACCCCAAAGAAGGTTCAAACATCTGGAATGATTCACCTGAAACATCTGCTCAGATGAAATCATTGTTACTCAAGGGCTACCAAGCGATTTTGGATGCACCGAACAGCTTTAAGCCACCGGTTTATCAGATTGCAATGGACGGGGCTGACGTGTCTGTAATCAATGCATTTGGGCCTTCTGCAACATGGGGGAATACGCAGAGCAAAGCGCACCTTTTGAGTGAGATGAAGGCTGCAGGCGATGGTGCACAATATGATATACAGGTGCATGATGCCGGAACTTACAGGCTCTATTTAAAGCAGCGCTCAGCGACATCGAGTGCTGGCATGGTGGTGAAGTTGTCAACCGTTGGTGAACAATCACAAGTCATCACGCAACAGCTTTCTAGCGCAGAAATGCAATCGCTCGGACGCCTCCATTTAGCCCCAGGCATGCAACAGATCAAGCTCGAAGTCGTGCAGAATAATAGCTTCAAACCTTGGGCACAATTGAATGCTTTGCGCCGAATCTACTTAGTCAAAGAGCATAGCAAACGAGGCCCTACAGACCTGCCACTGCCCAACTGA
- a CDS encoding glycosyl hydrolase, producing the protein MKFNIGDKSSVTLLTAALVMGGVTGCVDDGSVNNDNHEYTPEERPLGVVAGEDGEFEPGAEITVSGRLVGTITDQTVLWTQTAGKPLEGIDWTQPEFTFVVEEVDGIESYEFKIEALDIDGNVVEDADGMPLSDDVKITVFDPDEVITLEAEDARFTDGLEVATSGHEMFIANASGDAHLTDMLPGTEVVFDVEMDADSAGLYSLYLNYAIGSGYGGKQGTVTVNGVEYALDLQETGKWEELRVGTVKFEEGTTEVIVCCGWNYYRVDAIKLVPSSGDAPLLPVPATLVNENATDEAVALMEFLASEYGAKTITGQTEFMNYGEVSQTGLREYNKVVAATGGAAPAIVAFDYMDFSTSRSDNGKTPGTLTEDMLAEQAAKNVVLSALWHWAAPSGHPDGEIGSFYTDGTTFDLAAAMADTSSAEYADLIADMDVVAAELKKLQDAGIPVIWRPIHEAEGGWFWWGAAGADAFKELWMLMYDRFTTTHGLNNLIWAFTNTEGLGEEWYPGDEFVDIVGYDGYDGVNDQNAFISQFSTLKDRHNGKKLLALTETGTIPDVEKMHELGAFWNFFITWNTDEWNTPPTYGPGATDPAVIAANYGYKELVNNDDLPGGVAKAGAGTLNNFDRTEDFEVQVNWGATTGLTYSSEWSKYGDKSLSVTKDISAIDTPENVVIQTYPGIAITDQTTLTVTAYAMNAGATVNAHLFVKGIVDGDPVEQWPAAVDLSGAPVELTLDITGYEEVSGYGVRFQGLDGTTTEATFFIDSVMLGNAEGMSVLQDFENTGDVEGQVNWGPAPGLATSKEWSTSGQQSIAMFRDLTEVTEPTDVIIQVYPEGGIDVSEYDSIAVDATALNAGSAQVMLFIKDAGDNWVDSGAVDADDVTLTVDLTSIDTLNGYGIRFIGFDATSTDAKFFADQVRFSNAEGDMIHADFEQVDMWEAQLNWSPTTGITPSEDWGVDNTSSMSIMKDLTASDTPENVVMQTYPALQLEDDVTTLKLTAYAADAGADVNVHLFVKGIKDDAPVEQWPAAVNVNGAPVELMLDVTGYSEISGYGVRFQGLDATSTAAKFYVDHVVLEAAAAE; encoded by the coding sequence ATGAAATTCAATATTGGCGATAAATCATCTGTCACACTACTCACTGCAGCGTTGGTGATGGGTGGCGTAACAGGGTGTGTGGATGACGGCAGTGTCAACAATGACAACCACGAATACACCCCTGAAGAACGACCACTGGGTGTTGTTGCAGGCGAAGATGGTGAATTTGAGCCGGGTGCAGAGATTACTGTGTCAGGGCGACTCGTGGGAACAATCACTGACCAGACAGTGCTGTGGACTCAAACCGCAGGGAAACCACTCGAAGGGATTGATTGGACTCAGCCAGAATTTACATTTGTTGTTGAAGAAGTCGACGGCATTGAATCATACGAATTTAAAATCGAAGCACTGGACATTGACGGTAACGTTGTTGAAGACGCCGACGGAATGCCCTTGTCTGATGACGTGAAAATTACAGTGTTCGATCCTGATGAAGTCATCACGCTTGAAGCTGAAGATGCTCGGTTTACCGATGGGCTGGAAGTTGCAACATCAGGTCATGAAATGTTCATCGCCAATGCAAGTGGCGATGCTCACCTCACAGATATGTTGCCGGGCACTGAAGTTGTATTTGATGTTGAAATGGATGCTGACTCAGCAGGCCTTTATTCACTCTACTTAAACTACGCGATTGGCTCAGGTTATGGTGGCAAGCAAGGTACTGTCACTGTGAACGGAGTGGAGTACGCCTTAGACCTTCAAGAAACAGGAAAGTGGGAAGAGCTTCGCGTTGGTACGGTTAAATTTGAAGAAGGCACCACTGAAGTTATTGTTTGCTGTGGTTGGAACTACTATCGCGTGGATGCAATTAAGTTAGTGCCATCATCGGGCGATGCGCCACTATTGCCTGTACCTGCAACGTTAGTGAATGAAAATGCAACCGATGAAGCCGTGGCTCTGATGGAATTCTTAGCCAGCGAGTATGGTGCCAAAACTATTACCGGCCAGACCGAATTCATGAATTACGGTGAAGTGTCGCAAACCGGTTTGCGCGAATACAACAAAGTAGTTGCCGCAACCGGTGGTGCAGCACCTGCCATTGTTGCCTTTGATTATATGGACTTTTCCACATCGCGCTCAGACAACGGCAAAACACCGGGCACATTGACAGAAGATATGCTCGCAGAGCAAGCCGCTAAGAATGTTGTTCTGTCTGCATTATGGCATTGGGCAGCACCTTCAGGGCACCCCGATGGAGAAATTGGTAGCTTCTACACAGATGGCACCACATTCGATTTGGCCGCAGCAATGGCCGACACCAGTAGTGCTGAATATGCAGACCTTATTGCTGATATGGACGTTGTTGCAGCAGAGTTGAAAAAACTACAAGACGCTGGCATTCCAGTCATTTGGCGACCTATCCATGAAGCTGAAGGCGGTTGGTTCTGGTGGGGGGCAGCAGGTGCAGATGCATTCAAAGAATTGTGGATGCTGATGTATGACCGCTTCACAACGACTCATGGGCTAAACAACCTCATTTGGGCATTCACGAATACAGAAGGCTTGGGCGAAGAGTGGTATCCCGGAGATGAATTTGTCGATATCGTCGGGTACGACGGCTACGATGGTGTGAACGACCAAAACGCATTTATTTCTCAGTTCTCAACCTTAAAAGATCGCCATAACGGTAAGAAGTTACTTGCACTGACCGAAACCGGAACCATTCCAGATGTTGAGAAAATGCATGAGTTAGGTGCATTCTGGAATTTCTTCATCACGTGGAATACGGATGAGTGGAATACGCCTCCAACATACGGTCCAGGTGCAACCGACCCTGCGGTAATTGCTGCCAATTACGGCTACAAAGAACTGGTTAATAATGATGACTTACCTGGCGGCGTTGCCAAAGCAGGTGCCGGAACGCTTAACAATTTCGATCGAACTGAAGACTTCGAGGTTCAAGTTAATTGGGGCGCTACAACAGGTTTAACTTATAGTTCTGAGTGGTCTAAATATGGTGATAAATCATTGAGCGTCACTAAAGATATCTCAGCAATAGACACTCCTGAAAATGTCGTCATTCAGACCTACCCAGGAATCGCGATTACCGATCAAACCACACTCACAGTGACAGCTTATGCCATGAATGCTGGGGCAACGGTTAACGCGCACTTGTTTGTCAAAGGTATTGTTGACGGTGACCCGGTAGAACAATGGCCCGCAGCGGTTGACTTAAGCGGTGCACCGGTTGAGCTTACTCTGGATATTACAGGCTATGAAGAAGTCTCTGGCTATGGTGTTCGTTTCCAAGGACTTGATGGAACAACAACCGAAGCAACTTTCTTTATCGATAGTGTGATGCTTGGCAACGCTGAAGGCATGTCTGTTTTGCAAGACTTCGAAAACACAGGTGACGTTGAAGGCCAAGTTAACTGGGGGCCGGCACCAGGTTTAGCCACATCCAAAGAGTGGTCTACATCGGGTCAGCAATCCATTGCCATGTTCCGTGATTTAACTGAAGTCACAGAGCCGACAGATGTGATTATTCAAGTCTACCCAGAAGGTGGTATTGATGTCAGTGAGTACGACTCTATTGCCGTAGATGCAACGGCGCTCAATGCCGGTAGTGCACAGGTGATGCTGTTTATTAAAGATGCGGGTGACAACTGGGTCGATAGCGGTGCTGTGGATGCAGATGATGTGACATTAACGGTTGATTTGACGAGTATCGACACTTTAAACGGCTATGGAATTCGCTTCATAGGTTTTGATGCAACATCAACAGATGCCAAATTCTTCGCTGACCAAGTGCGCTTTAGCAACGCTGAAGGCGACATGATTCATGCAGACTTCGAACAAGTTGATATGTGGGAAGCCCAACTCAATTGGTCTCCAACAACAGGTATCACGCCGTCAGAAGATTGGGGGGTTGATAACACAAGTTCGATGAGCATTATGAAGGACCTAACGGCCTCAGATACGCCCGAAAATGTTGTGATGCAAACGTATCCGGCGCTTCAGCTTGAGGATGATGTAACCACCCTCAAACTCACAGCGTATGCCGCAGATGCTGGAGCTGATGTCAATGTTCATCTGTTTGTGAAAGGGATCAAAGATGATGCGCCAGTTGAGCAATGGCCTGCAGCGGTCAATGTAAACGGTGCGCCAGTGGAGTTGATGTTAGATGTCACTGGTTATTCAGAAATCTCTGGATACGGCGTTCGATTCCAAGGGCTGGATGCAACATCAACCGCAGCTAAATTCTACGTCGACCACGTCGTATTAGAAGCCGCTGCCGCTGAATAA
- a CDS encoding TonB-dependent receptor has product MAQLDKKFKFSLLTASVVAVLSAHSSMALAQDAQAPAALEEEPEVIQVRGIRGSMQKSLLDKRAADQVVDAITATDIGKLPDTTIADSLQRITGVSINRSGGEGSSVSVRGLQQVATTLNGEQMLSAGSITTIQPNFDDIPSTMVNGLEVIKSAQAKTLNGGLAGVINLKTVRPLDLDEGWTVVGKAQASDGSMGDDTDTKLALFTGLNLNSDTAFSVNLSHDKTNLADYIVGSTGQDWGFNASETTSFVQDNVDANKNGSLDDVYYAFQGHQASNNYIERERTGINGSFQHNFNDNFSFTSDVFYTEMEEYQYLSGINISQDWSGVTGWFTPDEGGSTAHENGVINDDGVYEVIPGAYNTMQSGEFQSRRTMAHSETHYSEKEALNTNVQLDYDNGTNFTASVRWVHGEAREDWQKSTVDAYFNSGEQGSRYYLGEGGERLSPVNPWGYQGQWATDENGAEIVDSHYQIPVHLAYQNSNVAWTMPMMSVTEADGSVTQERLGSNVDRYSLTSTNLEGYYSDATLDAFRVDGSYEFDMDHLRSIDMGARYGEREISREGWYGVLPRTNEYGDAFLARWKDSEVGAPLTGESYIDPIAFTDELLAGKITQLNDFEGTSGIGSIYVVDPEKMKDPTKFHEEVYGEQNVEMLTSDNTYEMTEETTSAYVQVNLDGEIFDLGYSGNMGVRYVKTEFDIDQRESTSGTTYDVNGQTYIVGGGPGSPNPIGDIVNTTRDYDDYLPAINFALELTDDMKVRAAFNKTVTTHDAGNLAGGVTINRNKACQPYLNGNEVVFCATDANYGGNPNLDPYRSTNYDLSWEWYFDSSGIVSLGLFYMDVGSFIRQEQVMLPVPDSDGVVRGFDIDSGTFIGLTPTQTKVNGEGGSIKGVELGYQQAFDSLPGIWGGFGVTANYTYAPSDSDQVDYYGKELPMADNSEHTSNLALWYEQDGWQARIAHNYRSKKFISVRTSGAYQFARWEKPTNYIDASVSYDVNEHFTVMFQGTNLTEEVKEEYLQWEDLVDKRYLNERKLSLGVQYRM; this is encoded by the coding sequence ATGGCTCAATTAGATAAAAAGTTTAAATTCAGTCTGCTCACAGCAAGCGTTGTAGCTGTACTGTCGGCTCATTCAAGCATGGCTTTGGCGCAAGACGCGCAAGCACCAGCTGCGTTGGAGGAAGAGCCAGAAGTAATTCAGGTTCGCGGTATTCGCGGTTCAATGCAAAAATCGCTACTCGACAAGCGAGCAGCGGATCAAGTGGTCGATGCGATTACGGCTACAGATATCGGAAAACTGCCGGATACCACCATTGCAGATTCATTGCAGCGTATTACGGGTGTTTCAATCAATCGTTCAGGTGGAGAGGGATCATCTGTCAGCGTTCGCGGTTTACAGCAAGTTGCAACCACGTTAAACGGCGAGCAAATGCTTTCCGCGGGTTCGATTACCACCATTCAACCAAACTTTGACGACATCCCATCGACTATGGTCAATGGCTTAGAAGTGATTAAGTCAGCACAAGCAAAAACGCTCAATGGCGGGTTAGCGGGTGTGATTAACCTTAAAACAGTACGTCCGTTAGATTTGGACGAAGGCTGGACTGTGGTGGGTAAGGCACAAGCATCTGATGGTTCTATGGGCGACGACACAGATACCAAACTTGCTTTGTTTACAGGGCTTAACCTTAATAGTGACACTGCTTTTTCGGTGAACTTATCACATGACAAGACGAACCTTGCAGACTACATCGTTGGTTCAACGGGCCAAGATTGGGGCTTTAATGCAAGTGAAACCACCTCATTCGTACAAGACAATGTGGATGCCAACAAAAATGGCTCACTGGATGACGTTTATTATGCTTTCCAAGGGCATCAAGCAAGTAATAACTACATCGAACGTGAACGTACAGGAATCAATGGTTCGTTCCAACACAACTTTAATGACAATTTCAGCTTCACATCTGACGTGTTCTACACCGAAATGGAGGAGTATCAATACCTTTCGGGGATTAATATTTCTCAAGATTGGTCGGGTGTTACAGGGTGGTTTACGCCAGATGAAGGCGGCTCGACGGCACACGAAAATGGCGTGATTAACGACGATGGTGTTTACGAAGTTATTCCGGGTGCATATAACACCATGCAAAGTGGTGAGTTCCAGTCTCGTCGGACCATGGCGCATTCAGAAACTCATTATTCAGAGAAGGAAGCTCTGAATACCAATGTTCAGTTGGATTACGACAACGGTACCAACTTCACTGCGAGCGTTCGTTGGGTGCACGGTGAAGCCCGTGAAGACTGGCAGAAAAGTACAGTTGATGCGTACTTTAACTCAGGTGAGCAAGGCAGCCGCTACTATTTAGGTGAAGGCGGAGAGCGTTTAAGTCCAGTGAATCCTTGGGGTTATCAAGGTCAGTGGGCAACTGATGAAAATGGCGCTGAGATTGTTGATTCTCACTACCAAATTCCAGTTCACCTCGCTTATCAAAACAGCAACGTCGCATGGACAATGCCGATGATGTCTGTCACTGAAGCAGACGGTAGCGTGACCCAAGAGCGTTTAGGAAGCAATGTGGACCGTTACAGTTTGACCTCGACCAACTTAGAAGGTTACTACAGTGACGCAACGCTCGATGCATTCCGCGTAGACGGCTCTTATGAGTTTGATATGGACCATCTCCGCTCTATCGATATGGGCGCGCGCTATGGCGAACGTGAAATCTCTCGAGAAGGTTGGTACGGCGTATTGCCTCGCACCAATGAATATGGTGATGCATTCTTAGCACGCTGGAAAGATTCAGAAGTTGGCGCGCCTTTGACCGGTGAATCCTATATTGACCCGATTGCATTTACTGACGAGCTACTCGCTGGAAAAATTACCCAATTGAATGACTTCGAAGGCACAAGCGGCATTGGCAGTATTTATGTTGTTGACCCAGAGAAGATGAAAGATCCAACCAAGTTTCATGAAGAGGTTTATGGCGAGCAAAATGTGGAAATGCTCACCAGCGACAATACCTATGAGATGACCGAAGAAACAACATCGGCATACGTTCAAGTTAACTTGGACGGTGAAATCTTCGATTTAGGTTACTCAGGTAACATGGGTGTTCGTTACGTTAAAACCGAGTTTGATATCGATCAGCGCGAGAGTACTTCAGGCACGACGTATGATGTAAATGGTCAAACTTACATTGTTGGTGGCGGGCCAGGCTCACCTAACCCAATTGGCGACATTGTGAATACAACACGTGATTATGATGATTACTTGCCAGCTATTAACTTTGCATTAGAGCTTACAGATGACATGAAGGTTCGTGCTGCGTTTAATAAAACGGTTACCACGCACGATGCAGGCAATTTGGCGGGTGGCGTTACCATCAATCGAAACAAAGCGTGTCAGCCATACTTGAATGGCAATGAGGTGGTGTTCTGTGCCACCGATGCAAATTATGGGGGTAATCCCAATTTAGACCCATACCGTTCAACCAACTATGACTTGTCGTGGGAGTGGTACTTCGACTCTTCGGGCATCGTAAGTTTGGGCTTGTTCTACATGGATGTGGGGTCATTCATTCGCCAAGAGCAAGTGATGCTGCCTGTGCCTGATAGTGATGGCGTGGTTCGTGGTTTCGATATCGATAGCGGAACATTCATTGGCTTAACGCCAACACAAACGAAAGTGAATGGTGAAGGTGGATCAATCAAAGGTGTTGAACTGGGTTACCAGCAAGCGTTTGATTCTCTGCCCGGTATTTGGGGTGGTTTTGGTGTCACTGCAAACTACACTTATGCACCAAGTGATAGTGACCAAGTTGACTACTATGGCAAAGAACTGCCAATGGCAGACAACTCAGAGCACACTTCTAATCTAGCGTTGTGGTATGAGCAAGATGGATGGCAAGCACGTATTGCGCATAACTATCGTAGTAAGAAGTTTATCTCGGTTCGAACTTCTGGTGCTTACCAATTTGCACGTTGGGAAAAACCAACGAACTACATTGATGCATCTGTGAGCTATGACGTGAACGAACACTTTACCGTTATGTTCCAAGGCACGAACTTAACTGAAGAAGTGAAAGAGGAATATTTACAGTGGGAAGATCTAGTCGACAAACGTTACTTAAACGAACGTAAGCTGTCACTGGGTGTTCAGTACCGCATGTAG